Proteins from a single region of Sphaerochaeta globosa str. Buddy:
- the lptB gene encoding LPS export ABC transporter ATP-binding protein yields the protein MAELFTSVLEVRNLAKAYGKKEVVKDVSFSMQSGQIIGLLGPNGAGKTTTFYMIVGFLKAKMGTILLNGEDITELPMYQRSKRGLSYLPQEPSIFRKLSVEDNIRLVAQTRRDLSHAQQEDRVNELLSEFGIDQVRKQKGYTLSGGERRRTEIARALASNPQFLLLDEPFAGIDPKAVYEIKAIIRILAARGIGVLLTDHNVRDTLSITSCSYIINAGTILVSGGREELLSNQIARDIYFGQEFGEES from the coding sequence ATGGCTGAACTCTTCACCAGCGTCCTGGAAGTACGAAACCTTGCTAAAGCCTATGGGAAAAAGGAAGTTGTCAAGGATGTTTCCTTCTCAATGCAATCCGGCCAAATCATCGGCCTTCTCGGTCCCAATGGAGCAGGAAAAACGACAACCTTCTATATGATTGTTGGATTTTTGAAGGCAAAGATGGGAACCATCCTCCTTAATGGGGAGGATATTACCGAATTGCCGATGTATCAGCGATCCAAGCGGGGGCTCTCCTACCTGCCGCAAGAACCTTCGATATTCCGCAAGCTCAGCGTGGAGGACAACATCCGTCTGGTTGCCCAAACTCGACGAGATCTTTCCCATGCGCAACAGGAAGATCGTGTCAATGAACTGCTTAGTGAATTCGGTATCGATCAAGTGCGAAAACAAAAGGGATACACCCTAAGCGGGGGGGAGCGTCGGAGAACTGAAATCGCCCGTGCATTGGCTTCCAATCCCCAGTTCCTCCTGCTGGACGAACCCTTTGCCGGTATCGATCCGAAAGCAGTGTATGAGATCAAGGCCATCATCAGAATTCTTGCAGCTCGGGGCATCGGGGTACTGCTTACCGACCACAATGTACGCGATACCCTTTCAATAACCAGCTGCAGCTATATTATCAACGCTGGCACCATTCTTGTGTCGGGAGGCCGTGAAGAATTGCTTTCCAACCAAATCGCACGAGATATCTACTTTGGACAAGAATTTGGGGAGGAATCTTGA
- a CDS encoding YitT family protein, producing MTKRHYHLLELFYITTGSFLTALGIALFSSPAKIASGGVSGIAIIMYHTFKLDTGLSIFILSVPLFLLGVAIFGKQYGIKSLAGTVLLSLFTSLINALAGYNGVLDYTNPLSILLSAISGGVLMGLGVGLVLRSGANTGGTDILAQILARYTPLSTGTALFLVDAVIIAASAFIFSLEMALYATITVYIVGVTIDKVVLSFGTRSAKTVFIISEKRKEIEQEILKELGHGGTILYGSGMYTGFDRPVIMTVVSNNKLGALTNIVHRHDTFAFMVVQEAYKVLGEGFTPIEEAAWAGLSDVTQKQQKKHP from the coding sequence ATGACCAAACGCCATTATCATCTGTTGGAACTCTTCTATATTACGACAGGGTCGTTCCTTACCGCCCTCGGCATCGCCCTTTTCTCTTCACCGGCCAAAATTGCCAGCGGAGGGGTGAGCGGTATTGCCATCATCATGTACCATACCTTCAAACTGGATACCGGCTTGTCCATTTTCATTCTCTCAGTACCTCTCTTTCTGCTCGGAGTTGCAATCTTCGGCAAGCAATACGGCATCAAATCCTTGGCGGGGACGGTGTTGCTTTCCCTCTTCACTTCACTCATCAATGCTTTGGCAGGGTACAACGGGGTTCTTGATTACACAAATCCGCTCTCCATTCTGCTTTCGGCGATTTCAGGCGGAGTCTTGATGGGACTGGGAGTGGGACTTGTACTTCGCAGCGGGGCAAACACCGGGGGGACTGACATCCTTGCCCAGATTCTGGCGCGGTATACTCCGCTCTCCACCGGGACGGCCCTCTTCCTGGTAGACGCCGTCATCATTGCTGCAAGTGCCTTTATTTTTTCATTGGAAATGGCATTGTACGCCACCATCACCGTGTATATCGTGGGTGTTACCATCGACAAGGTTGTACTCTCTTTTGGTACCAGATCGGCAAAAACAGTGTTCATCATCAGCGAAAAACGTAAGGAGATCGAACAGGAAATCCTCAAGGAACTGGGACACGGGGGCACTATTCTCTACGGCAGCGGCATGTACACCGGCTTTGATCGTCCTGTCATCATGACCGTGGTTTCCAACAACAAACTCGGAGCACTTACCAATATTGTCCATCGCCACGACACATTTGCATTCATGGTTGTGCAAGAGGCATACAAAGTCCTCGGTGAGGGATTCACCCCCATCGAGGAAGCTGCTTGGGCCGGACTATCGGATGTAACGCAAAAACAACAAAAGAAACATCCCTAA
- a CDS encoding TIGR00282 family metallophosphoesterase, whose product MSIRVLFLGEIVGRAGIKTVKDALRPLRQEREIDLVIANGEGATSGFGLGRAHSMQLLKLGIDVITGGEKMYYKLDMVEFITKNPSILRPANYPQQNPGRGVRYLTVKDQKVCVINILGNADFPRTHLSNAFSLAQILVDKAKEDQAISLVQFHASPTAEKLSMGFMLDGKASAVIGTHTKVLSADAAILKGGTAYISDNGRCGSQLSVGGFDSKVEIEKYITQIPTRSQECWDDLALVGVLVDIADDGKATAIETIRIPVEGKEE is encoded by the coding sequence ATGAGCATACGAGTACTCTTTTTAGGTGAAATTGTCGGCAGGGCGGGCATCAAGACAGTCAAGGATGCGCTTCGGCCCCTGCGACAGGAACGCGAGATAGATTTGGTAATCGCCAACGGTGAGGGGGCAACCAGCGGGTTCGGCTTGGGCCGGGCGCACAGCATGCAGCTGCTCAAACTGGGCATTGATGTAATCACCGGTGGTGAGAAAATGTATTATAAGTTGGACATGGTGGAGTTTATCACCAAGAACCCATCCATTCTGAGACCTGCAAACTATCCACAGCAGAATCCTGGACGGGGGGTTCGCTATCTGACGGTCAAGGACCAGAAAGTCTGTGTCATCAACATTCTGGGAAATGCCGATTTCCCCAGGACCCACCTCTCCAATGCCTTCAGCCTTGCCCAGATTTTGGTAGACAAGGCAAAAGAAGACCAAGCCATATCTTTGGTTCAGTTCCATGCTTCCCCGACTGCTGAAAAGCTGTCGATGGGCTTTATGCTCGATGGAAAAGCGAGTGCGGTAATCGGCACACACACCAAAGTCCTCAGCGCCGATGCGGCTATCCTAAAGGGTGGCACTGCCTATATCTCGGACAATGGCCGATGCGGAAGCCAGCTCAGCGTCGGAGGGTTTGATAGCAAAGTGGAAATAGAGAAGTACATCACCCAGATTCCCACCCGCAGTCAAGAGTGCTGGGATGACTTGGCTTTGGTCGGCGTTCTGGTGGATATAGCCGATGACGGCAAAGCCACTGCAATCGAAACCATACGAATCCCGGTAGAGGGTAAGGAGGAATAA
- a CDS encoding HPr family phosphocarrier protein: MVTRELKVFNRAGIHARPAASIVKLANKYASELYLEKENMKINGKSIMGIITLGATHQSTIVMTCEGPDEQQMADAIQTLFENRFEE, from the coding sequence ATGGTCACCAGGGAACTAAAGGTCTTCAACAGGGCAGGCATCCATGCCAGGCCCGCTGCATCGATTGTCAAGTTGGCAAATAAATATGCTAGCGAGCTTTACCTGGAGAAGGAAAATATGAAAATCAATGGGAAGTCCATCATGGGCATCATCACCCTGGGGGCAACTCATCAGAGTACCATCGTCATGACCTGTGAAGGTCCGGATGAACAGCAAATGGCCGATGCCATACAGACGCTGTTCGAGAACAGGTTTGAGGAGTAA
- the rpoN gene encoding RNA polymerase factor sigma-54 → MELSPNLSLSQKQQLKLSPQLLQSFELMALPLAELQQKIKSEIESNPALELPSSWEVSYERFAQQKQKKESSGSDDTYSDSSSYGSDYGGYDNEASDRQQMFMENALSEEETLQEHLLSQLGCESLTDEEYTVGEILITNIDSNGFFIEDPSDFLTSAQAVHLQKLLKIIHQFEPAGVGVKDWRQSLILQATLKGLKDADMEHFKALVNDNLELMRANKQSQVAKNLGIDEEELDALYSFLKTLTPFPGQGFASGPQQFVIPDLSIKAEDGELVLSMNNSSLPDLRVNTEFESLAEDLGNTDEAKKAQQYIQNQLKSANSLIFQIQVRNQTLYRLAQVLLTWQQDFFLFGPQYIKPLTQKEVAAQIGVHETTVSRISTAKWIDTDWGIIPVKKLFSNAVGEEGAELSKQAAKETIRQILEEHQGEKALSDQKISDILKERGISVARRTVAKYRNELNIDPSFIRGTN, encoded by the coding sequence ATGGAACTTTCACCAAACCTTTCGCTCTCCCAGAAACAGCAACTCAAACTCAGCCCCCAACTGCTCCAATCATTCGAGCTGATGGCCCTACCCTTGGCTGAACTGCAACAGAAAATCAAGAGCGAAATAGAATCGAACCCAGCACTCGAGTTGCCTTCCAGCTGGGAAGTCTCATATGAACGCTTTGCGCAGCAAAAGCAGAAAAAGGAGTCCAGCGGCAGCGACGACACCTATTCCGACTCTTCCAGCTACGGCAGCGATTATGGCGGATACGACAATGAAGCAAGTGATCGCCAGCAGATGTTCATGGAAAATGCCCTCTCTGAAGAGGAAACCTTGCAGGAACACCTACTCAGTCAATTGGGCTGTGAATCACTCACCGATGAGGAGTACACCGTAGGCGAAATCCTGATCACCAATATTGATTCCAACGGATTCTTCATTGAAGACCCATCGGATTTTTTAACCTCAGCGCAAGCGGTACATCTGCAAAAGCTTTTGAAAATCATTCATCAGTTTGAGCCGGCAGGCGTTGGAGTGAAGGATTGGAGACAATCGCTCATTCTGCAAGCTACGCTCAAAGGGCTGAAGGATGCAGATATGGAGCATTTCAAGGCATTGGTCAATGACAACCTTGAATTGATGCGTGCGAACAAGCAGAGTCAAGTGGCGAAGAATTTGGGTATCGATGAAGAAGAGCTCGATGCCCTGTACTCTTTCCTAAAAACCCTAACACCGTTTCCCGGCCAAGGGTTTGCCAGTGGACCGCAGCAGTTTGTAATCCCCGACCTCAGCATCAAGGCTGAGGATGGGGAACTGGTGCTGAGCATGAACAACTCATCACTTCCCGACCTCAGGGTCAATACGGAGTTTGAGTCATTGGCAGAGGATTTGGGCAACACCGATGAGGCAAAAAAAGCACAGCAATACATTCAAAACCAACTCAAGAGCGCCAATTCTCTGATTTTTCAAATTCAGGTTCGCAACCAGACATTATATCGTTTGGCCCAAGTGTTGCTGACTTGGCAGCAGGATTTCTTCCTCTTCGGTCCTCAATATATAAAGCCGTTGACGCAAAAAGAAGTTGCTGCACAGATTGGAGTGCACGAGACGACGGTAAGCAGAATTTCTACCGCTAAATGGATTGATACCGACTGGGGCATCATCCCCGTCAAGAAACTGTTCAGCAACGCGGTAGGGGAAGAAGGTGCGGAGCTGTCCAAACAGGCAGCAAAGGAAACCATCCGCCAAATACTTGAGGAGCATCAGGGAGAAAAGGCTCTTTCAGACCAGAAGATCTCGGACATTCTCAAGGAACGGGGCATTTCGGTGGCACGTCGGACCGTTGCCAAGTATCGCAATGAACTGAATATCGATCCCTCGTTCATCAGAGGGACCAACTAA
- the lptC gene encoding LPS export ABC transporter periplasmic protein LptC, protein MSKKLLGMVLASLFFVACSLSPEQAALVRSVELPDLVLTNATYVLDRGEDTPLTVVAGQIALYDQSHTGVVSDLTFSQKDAQGTLVLQGSADAATVDLQSYDAQLQGAVSVEKIDQNFLIEAEHLRWLHDSEMLVSEEQTEVTVTYEGNKRVRGIGLRADLATSIVTFEQVLEGVVLL, encoded by the coding sequence ATGAGCAAAAAGCTTCTTGGCATGGTTCTTGCATCCTTATTCTTTGTTGCCTGTTCACTCTCCCCCGAGCAGGCCGCATTGGTGCGCTCGGTGGAACTGCCGGACCTTGTCTTGACCAACGCAACCTACGTTCTTGACAGAGGAGAAGATACTCCCCTCACGGTCGTTGCGGGCCAGATTGCCCTCTACGACCAGTCCCATACAGGGGTTGTCTCCGACCTGACATTTTCTCAGAAGGATGCTCAAGGAACTCTTGTGTTGCAAGGCTCTGCCGATGCAGCAACCGTTGACTTGCAGAGCTACGATGCACAGTTGCAAGGAGCGGTGAGCGTCGAGAAAATCGACCAGAACTTCCTCATCGAGGCTGAACATCTGCGATGGCTCCACGACTCAGAAATGCTGGTCAGTGAAGAGCAAACAGAAGTCACGGTCACCTACGAGGGAAACAAACGCGTGCGGGGCATCGGGCTTAGGGCGGATCTTGCTACTTCCATCGTTACCTTCGAGCAGGTACTTGAGGGGGTGGTGCTCCTATGA
- the hprK gene encoding HPr(Ser) kinase/phosphatase — translation MPDFTVLDLLDLDLKEHNHLRLSCMAGRTGLSKKITTSKISRPGLPLSGFFEEFSNNSIQVFGRGEQVYLEKLESELHFESVEKLFSYDIPCCVFCDDGHPSAKIIELAEETGTAILKTNLISSDFSRRLYQTLDEVFAPTQTIHGVFVEVYGIGVLITGESGVGKSETALELIERGHRLISDDTVKLRNISDNYLIGMGENPLLAHHMEIRGLGIINLANLYGVGAIRDRKQVQLAIHLEPWDAKKNYDRVGEATLEDTYLGISIPKVEIPVKPGRNIPVIIETAARNERLKKLGYYSAKEFDQSVLKWLESESARKMYYINEETF, via the coding sequence ATGCCTGATTTTACCGTTCTGGACCTATTGGATCTGGACTTGAAAGAACATAACCACCTACGGCTCAGCTGCATGGCTGGCAGGACCGGCCTTTCCAAGAAAATCACCACAAGTAAGATAAGCCGGCCCGGTCTGCCTCTTTCAGGATTCTTTGAGGAGTTCAGCAACAACTCCATCCAAGTATTCGGCCGAGGAGAACAGGTATATTTGGAAAAACTGGAGAGTGAGTTGCACTTTGAGAGTGTGGAAAAGCTTTTCAGCTATGATATTCCCTGCTGCGTATTTTGTGATGACGGACATCCCAGCGCCAAAATCATCGAACTTGCAGAAGAGACCGGTACGGCAATCCTGAAGACAAATCTCATCTCATCAGACTTTTCAAGACGCCTGTACCAGACCCTCGACGAGGTTTTTGCCCCGACCCAAACCATTCACGGGGTGTTTGTTGAGGTCTACGGCATAGGGGTCCTCATTACCGGTGAAAGCGGAGTCGGCAAAAGCGAGACCGCCTTGGAACTTATTGAACGTGGACACCGACTCATCAGCGATGATACGGTAAAACTGCGAAACATCAGTGACAACTACCTCATCGGTATGGGAGAGAATCCTCTGCTCGCCCACCATATGGAAATACGGGGACTGGGTATCATCAATCTTGCCAATCTCTATGGTGTCGGGGCAATCCGCGACCGCAAGCAGGTCCAGCTAGCCATTCACCTTGAACCATGGGATGCAAAGAAGAACTACGACCGGGTCGGAGAGGCTACGCTTGAGGATACCTATCTGGGAATTTCCATTCCCAAGGTGGAAATTCCTGTGAAGCCGGGAAGAAACATTCCGGTCATTATTGAAACTGCAGCACGAAACGAGCGACTGAAAAAGCTCGGGTATTACTCTGCCAAGGAATTCGACCAAAGTGTTCTCAAATGGCTGGAGAGTGAATCAGCACGCAAGATGTATTATATCAATGAGGAGACATTTTGA
- a CDS encoding beta-glucosidase, producing the protein MAVRWFQRAFKRIIQKRMVEMLASRSYTLNHEPMHLLLSESDERSVAKRLVAEMTLEEKISLLSGFEEFCIPGVERLGLKPVWTSDATLGLRGWKATVTDFPASVALAATFDNELLKQVGSVMGYECRALGVGVLLGPGVNIARVPVNGRNFEYFGEDPYLASEMAVHYIAGVKQYPVITTVKHFACNNSEYDRHKSNSEVDERSLRELYLPAFKRAIEAGSLGIMTSYNQVNGSYTSEHPYLIEGILRGEWGFDGLVVSDWNSLYSTDGALKHGVDLEMPQAKYFTKERVLDALRRNVVVEEDLDAKVLHLLTSYEKAGLFTAPMADPCCKVGSPESRTIALKAALAAPVLLKNERQALPLSASMKLCIGGSNAFRVAQGGGSSMIQHESEPETFAYRMQGSGATLLPARWYAHAKEKQRVRACDAVVLVVGFDHIEESEAYDRPWTLGESDRKAIDMAVKLNKRTIVVVQSGCALEMESWQDGVAAMLATSFLGSCTAQALQSLLLGEVSPSGKLPYTQARHVHDYRSMRAYPKDFEAVTVARLKKGQGDPAVRAVEKLCYTEALMVGYRQFDTEVTEPLYCFGHGLSYSTFCYGHLMVDELSPGKWQLSLTVTNTGSFPASEVVQLYVHALEPVIFRPFQELKGYQKVFLEPNAEKEVQFMVDAKAFERWDLNAWKFVSDEGQYELRLGSSSRDIRLTAVVEYKNRKP; encoded by the coding sequence GTGGCAGTACGTTGGTTTCAGAGAGCCTTCAAGCGGATTATCCAGAAACGCATGGTGGAAATGCTGGCAAGCAGGTCCTATACCTTGAACCATGAACCGATGCATTTGCTCTTGAGCGAAAGCGATGAGCGTTCGGTGGCGAAGCGCCTTGTTGCAGAGATGACCCTCGAGGAAAAAATCTCCCTGCTGTCGGGCTTTGAAGAATTCTGTATTCCCGGTGTTGAACGTCTTGGATTGAAACCAGTGTGGACCAGTGACGCCACACTCGGCTTACGGGGGTGGAAGGCAACGGTAACCGATTTTCCTGCCTCCGTTGCACTTGCCGCCACTTTTGACAATGAGCTGCTCAAGCAGGTGGGCAGTGTAATGGGGTATGAGTGCAGGGCCCTTGGTGTGGGTGTGCTTCTTGGACCGGGAGTGAATATTGCCCGGGTTCCGGTGAATGGGAGAAACTTCGAGTATTTCGGAGAAGACCCCTACCTTGCTTCCGAGATGGCTGTGCACTATATCGCTGGTGTGAAACAGTATCCGGTGATTACAACCGTCAAGCACTTTGCGTGCAACAACAGTGAGTATGACCGGCACAAGTCCAATTCGGAAGTGGATGAGCGAAGTCTCAGGGAACTCTACCTGCCGGCATTCAAACGAGCCATTGAAGCTGGCTCGCTGGGCATTATGACCAGCTACAATCAGGTCAATGGCTCCTATACCAGCGAACACCCCTATTTGATCGAGGGTATTCTGAGGGGGGAGTGGGGCTTCGATGGTTTGGTGGTCAGTGACTGGAATTCGTTGTACAGCACCGATGGGGCATTGAAACACGGAGTGGACTTGGAAATGCCCCAAGCCAAATATTTTACCAAAGAACGGGTGCTCGATGCCCTCAGACGAAATGTTGTTGTCGAAGAGGACCTTGATGCAAAGGTTCTTCATCTGCTTACTTCCTATGAGAAGGCGGGATTGTTTACTGCACCGATGGCGGACCCTTGCTGCAAGGTAGGGTCCCCAGAGAGCCGAACCATCGCTTTGAAGGCGGCCTTGGCGGCACCGGTGCTTCTGAAGAATGAACGGCAGGCTCTTCCTCTCTCTGCCTCGATGAAGCTCTGCATTGGGGGGAGCAATGCCTTCAGGGTAGCCCAAGGTGGTGGTTCTTCGATGATTCAGCATGAATCAGAGCCGGAGACTTTCGCTTACAGAATGCAAGGCAGCGGGGCAACGCTGCTTCCTGCACGTTGGTACGCCCATGCCAAGGAGAAACAGCGAGTACGTGCATGTGATGCCGTGGTGCTGGTGGTGGGGTTTGACCATATCGAGGAGAGTGAGGCGTACGACCGACCTTGGACGCTCGGTGAAAGTGACAGAAAAGCCATCGATATGGCTGTTAAACTGAACAAGCGAACGATAGTGGTGGTGCAAAGCGGCTGTGCGTTGGAGATGGAGAGTTGGCAGGATGGGGTAGCGGCAATGCTTGCCACTTCGTTCCTTGGCTCCTGCACTGCCCAAGCCCTCCAGTCTCTTTTACTGGGCGAGGTGAGTCCTAGTGGGAAGCTGCCCTATACCCAGGCCCGCCATGTGCATGACTACCGTTCGATGCGTGCCTACCCCAAGGATTTTGAGGCCGTTACCGTTGCAAGACTCAAGAAGGGGCAGGGTGATCCGGCAGTACGAGCTGTAGAGAAGCTGTGCTACACCGAGGCTCTGATGGTAGGCTATCGCCAATTTGATACCGAAGTCACCGAACCCTTGTATTGTTTCGGGCATGGGCTGAGCTATAGTACCTTCTGCTATGGGCATCTTATGGTGGATGAGCTATCACCAGGTAAGTGGCAACTCTCGTTGACGGTTACCAATACCGGCAGTTTCCCTGCTTCTGAGGTGGTACAGCTCTATGTTCATGCTCTGGAGCCTGTTATTTTCCGTCCTTTCCAGGAACTGAAGGGATACCAAAAAGTGTTTCTGGAACCAAATGCTGAGAAAGAAGTACAATTCATGGTGGATGCAAAGGCTTTTGAGCGTTGGGATTTGAATGCGTGGAAGTTTGTTTCCGACGAGGGGCAGTACGAACTTCGGCTTGGGTCGAGCAGCAGGGATATCCGGCTTACGGCAGTAGTGGAATATAAAAACAGGAAGCCATGA
- the lexA gene encoding transcriptional repressor LexA has product MRELTERQKDVATFISTFIKQNNYAPSVRDIADHFKFSVKAAHDHLKALEAKQVIKTTGGISRSIEVIGQEFFPREEMIQVPLIGSIAAGKPLMSEENTEYVLSLPATMLRNTRNTYFALKVRGESMIDEGIFDGDIAIIKKCEVAETGEIIAATVGEDEPGITLKGYYPSNGYIELRPANASMGPIITRSCKIHGKLHLLIRTYA; this is encoded by the coding sequence ATGCGCGAGCTAACCGAACGGCAGAAGGATGTTGCTACATTCATCAGCACATTCATCAAACAGAATAATTACGCCCCGTCCGTCAGGGATATCGCCGACCACTTCAAATTCTCGGTCAAGGCAGCCCACGACCATCTGAAGGCTCTTGAGGCTAAACAAGTCATCAAGACCACCGGTGGGATTTCCCGCTCGATCGAGGTCATCGGTCAGGAGTTCTTTCCCCGGGAGGAGATGATTCAAGTTCCCCTCATCGGCTCCATTGCAGCCGGAAAGCCGCTGATGAGCGAGGAGAATACCGAGTATGTGCTCAGCTTGCCTGCAACCATGCTCAGGAACACCCGCAATACCTATTTTGCCTTGAAAGTCCGCGGCGAGAGCATGATAGATGAAGGTATTTTCGATGGTGATATAGCCATTATCAAGAAGTGCGAAGTTGCCGAAACGGGAGAAATCATTGCTGCAACGGTAGGAGAGGACGAACCGGGCATTACGCTCAAGGGCTACTATCCTTCAAACGGCTATATTGAGTTGCGGCCGGCCAATGCATCCATGGGGCCGATCATCACCCGCTCCTGCAAGATTCACGGCAAGCTTCACTTGTTGATCCGTACGTACGCATGA
- a CDS encoding HPF/RaiA family ribosome-associated protein: MTIVKGGLMNLTVRGIRYNPSDETRAFLDKKLQKLLFAEGYLHDLDIVMTRETEGQGFHLDAKLHFSWGTIKMVSYDCYELYEGIELLTDKIEATARKEKSKIKEH; encoded by the coding sequence ATGACCATAGTCAAAGGAGGGCTTATGAATTTGACTGTCAGAGGCATCCGTTACAACCCAAGTGATGAGACCCGTGCGTTTTTGGACAAGAAACTCCAAAAGCTGCTATTTGCCGAAGGGTACCTGCATGATCTGGACATCGTGATGACACGAGAAACAGAAGGTCAAGGGTTCCATTTGGACGCAAAGCTCCATTTCTCTTGGGGTACCATCAAGATGGTCAGCTATGATTGCTACGAGCTGTATGAGGGAATCGAATTGTTGACAGACAAGATCGAGGCCACAGCTCGAAAGGAGAAAAGCAAAATCAAGGAACATTAG
- a CDS encoding SoxR reducing system RseC family protein, translating to MYEIVTVTKILSPDILEVSCTSSACNGCKGEAFCNTKGKRFEAWNKNELSVQSGQSIQIYLKPSRTIIGTLITLIAPLALFPIGYYLAQMLNFSEGSSFLLALSFIGLGFVGVWLYFRRSQKQYLPVVERILSEESQD from the coding sequence ATGTATGAGATTGTAACCGTAACTAAAATTCTTTCACCAGATATACTGGAAGTCTCCTGTACCAGTTCAGCCTGCAATGGCTGCAAGGGAGAAGCTTTCTGCAATACCAAGGGCAAGCGATTTGAAGCATGGAACAAAAATGAGCTGTCTGTACAGTCAGGCCAATCAATCCAGATTTATCTCAAACCCTCAAGAACCATTATCGGGACGCTCATCACACTCATAGCTCCCCTCGCCCTGTTTCCTATCGGGTACTACCTTGCCCAGATGCTGAATTTCTCGGAAGGAAGTTCTTTCCTTTTGGCACTGTCTTTCATAGGTCTGGGATTTGTCGGTGTCTGGCTGTATTTCAGACGTTCACAAAAGCAATACCTGCCGGTAGTGGAACGAATCCTCTCAGAAGAGAGCCAAGATTGA
- a CDS encoding nucleotidyltransferase family protein codes for MKPTLLVLAAGMGSRYGGIKQIDSVGDHGETLLDFGVYDAQKSGFEKVIFMIRKDIEKDFRERLFDRIAKNMDASYLFQSQDSLLSEEQKQLAGNRKKPWGTIHAVLCAKDTIKEPFAVINADDYYGRESFSILAEHLGSLERGSTEHAMVGYVLDHTMSRSGTVSRAICNVQDGYLVDMEEHTKIGFAGENVVSHRETGDLQLTGKEWVSMNFFGFAPSAFESFSSYWGEFIQKNSTHEKAECYLPNGASRIVTNHEGKIRFYNTQESWFGMTYSEDRENVKEQLAKKVRSGYYPEKLWKY; via the coding sequence ATGAAACCGACACTTTTGGTATTAGCCGCCGGGATGGGAAGCCGCTATGGCGGGATCAAGCAGATTGACAGCGTTGGAGATCATGGGGAGACATTGCTCGACTTTGGTGTTTATGACGCTCAGAAAAGCGGTTTTGAAAAAGTAATCTTCATGATTCGCAAGGATATTGAAAAGGATTTTCGTGAGCGGCTGTTCGACCGCATTGCAAAGAATATGGATGCTTCCTATCTCTTCCAGAGTCAGGATTCACTGCTTTCTGAAGAGCAGAAGCAACTTGCGGGCAACCGCAAAAAGCCTTGGGGCACCATTCATGCAGTTCTCTGTGCCAAGGATACCATCAAGGAACCCTTTGCCGTCATAAACGCCGATGACTATTACGGACGGGAATCATTCTCCATTTTGGCAGAACATCTAGGTTCCTTGGAGAGAGGCAGTACCGAGCATGCAATGGTAGGCTATGTGCTGGATCACACCATGAGCCGTAGCGGTACGGTGAGTCGGGCCATCTGCAATGTACAGGATGGGTACTTGGTCGACATGGAAGAGCACACGAAAATCGGGTTTGCAGGTGAGAATGTGGTGAGCCATCGAGAGACCGGGGATCTCCAATTGACCGGTAAGGAATGGGTTTCCATGAATTTCTTTGGGTTTGCACCCTCTGCTTTCGAGAGTTTCTCATCCTATTGGGGTGAGTTCATCCAGAAGAATAGTACCCACGAAAAAGCTGAATGTTATCTACCGAACGGTGCAAGCCGAATCGTTACGAACCATGAAGGCAAGATTCGGTTCTACAACACCCAAGAGAGCTGGTTCGGTATGACCTACAGCGAAGACAGGGAGAATGTTAAGGAGCAGTTAGCCAAGAAAGTCAGAAGCGGCTATTATCCTGAAAAGCTCTGGAAGTACTAA